The sequence below is a genomic window from Salminus brasiliensis chromosome 6, fSalBra1.hap2, whole genome shotgun sequence.
ccatccatcattctagaggacacagttcttcacttctccacagctcaatgctgctggggggctttacacccctctagcccacgcctggcattaggcagcatggtgcccataggttcatgttcatttatctgctccagagagtcctaatgtaTTGTCAGTTcttctctctacagggactagacaagctgcgtgtacatttgcacatctgtgcaactcaaagtagctgaatgcgttcattagaaggggtgtccacaaacatttggacatataaggtCAGTGGATCTACGCTCTTAAAAATTAAGCCGCTTCCCCCTTTTTGGAACTTGAACCCATCATTACCAGCAGCCTCAGCTTGCAGCTTGAGACGACAGCTCTTCTGAGTATCTGTGATAATAAATGCTTCATTATAGCAGTTTAATACTGTAGTAAATCActgctgtcacgcaaaaccatgtatctccattttaccatttttcactttttgacattatgtgaaTCAATCTTGACATTGTGGCcgaattccatgatgaatggaccaatagaaatgctccaaaatgagttggtataaaatatatttacatcgactttcattgaaatttgagaaggtttttttcttttcttgtgaaGTTGCAGTTTTGCACGACAGCAAGGATACAATCTTTTTAAATAACCAAACAAAAGTTATGAACtaagataataaaaataaagaaaaataagaaaatgagaaaatatttaCAGTGCGAAAATACAAACACTCACTCTGCAGGTATAATATTTACACATCAGGGCCTTGAACACATTCATTAAAGCTAAACGTTCGGGGTAAGGAGTCAAATTAGCTTTCAAAATTTGACTCCAACCCAGAGATTCGCTTGGGTAACAGATCTTCACACCTATGTAAGAAAAACGTCTCTTATAAAAGACCAAGAGTAGCAAACTTTGACCCAGTTTTGGTTCCTTGACTAAGGGTTTGATTGTTGGGTAGAAATTGCCAACAGATTTGTTGCTATGACTAATGAATCTTACATTTTGGTTCGTGAGTCACAATTCAGTTCATTTGGTGTTATTCCCAAACAGTTTTGTTGCTAtggcaataaaaaaaacttgaataGCTTTAAGGATGGACTTCAAAAAAACTTCAATAAGATTTAACCGTTTGGTTCACAATCAAAGCGACGTTGTTGCCATAGCAACAGTTACGGGAATACTAGATCTTGAACGCTGGTGACGTGGTTCACAGTCTTTCCTTCAGGGCACTGTCCAGCTGTCTATGAGAGCCAGTGTCCGAATGCGAAGGACATGGCTGCCCCAAACAGCAAAACGCTGCCGTACGtgggccccctgctggctgcACCGTAGTAGTACTCTGTGTCCGTCTCGTTTAGATCGGCGTGTCCGTGCCCATGTCCGTCATGTCTGGGGTAGCCATGTCCCCCGTGCCCGTGGCCGTATCCATGGCCGTAGCCGTGGCCGTAGCCCCCATAACCGTAGCCATGCCCGTACCCAGGTCGGGCCATGGAGCTCAGGCCGTGCCCCAGCACCATGCCGCCCAAAGCTCCGGCCGCAGCCGCCCCTGCCATCTTCCCAGCGCTGGGGCCGGAGGAGGCGTGGCCCCCAGAGTGGACGTGGCCTCCGGCGTGAACGTGTGGGGCTCTGTGGGTGTTGGCGTGGCCTCCTCCTCCCCAGCCTCCCCggttagctcctcctcctcctccccagcCTCCTCCGCCTCTACCCATTCCACCACCGATGCGTCCAAAACCACCACCACGTCGGGACTGGACATCAGGGAACAGCGTTGTCAGGAGCAGCAGGCAGGCCAGGGATGAGACGACCCCACGCTGGGAGACCATGATGGAGGTCTGTGTGAAGTTCTGTGAGAGGAAGAAGGGACAACGGTCAAAGGCAAAACTTCTGAAGCATATTAAATTAATATGCTGAGTGGCGCAGCTGTCTAAGCGCTGACTCTATACTAAATatgctaaatggacaaaagtattgggacacctgctccatcatatcttttgaaatcaagggtattaaaaagagcttatcctgcttttgttggagtaactgtctctactgtccagagaaggccttctactagattttggaggagcattgctgtgaggatttgattgcatttatcaACAAGAACACCACctaacctcatccccaacttcctgACTCATCCAAAAAGCATTAGGTAGAGCACCAATCATCATAAAGCACCATAATGATGTCCTCCTGGTTCTGGAAATCATTCATGAAAACATTTAAGTGGTGTCTCAACTTCAGCTCAGGACATTGGCTgtttagttggatcaggtgtatACAGAGCTGGGATGCATTAGGAATTTATAGTCCAtcccagtggttctcaaaccggCCCCTCAGGGATCCCAGTCCACGTTGTGTTGTGACACACTAGAGGATTGAATGAATGAAGAGCGGGAGAGGGAGGGCAAGAGAGATGAGACCTTCTCAATGTAAGTAGCATTAGAGCTCATTGACCTAGGCAGTGCTATTTTGGCCTAAGCAAATTAACAGAAGCCCAAAGCCAATCTACTGGCCCGTGTGGTCTTTACACATGCAGTGTCCTCTACCACGTCCTGTTTATGAGGGTTTTCGCGTCCTTCAAGTAACTTTACCTCACTGCAAGACTATTTTCCTTAGAACATCCAGGTGGAAAGGAGCTAAGGCAGAGGTTTTGGGCCCCTGATCCCATTACTCTAAACCCTagagtctctcagcagtgagagagtttctcctgtagaagctccagatctcatcagaacagataaagcagctgaacataaatccagtaaaaaggagaaacaagagaaacaggagcttctcattctgaagaaagaaagtagtgagatcttgtcggtgagctagtctgaagaacagagcttggttcctccagggttctcctggacgccccccagtccagccagcacagcgtggaggatgtgttcaattccatcagcagcagcagcagcagcagcagctcacctgatttaccatcattaagccctgatttaccaaaccaggagAACcttaaataatactagactccatgaggagaactttggagatgttctaatgatgaacacagtgatggagaaccacctccaccactttctgtaggagtgttattattagtgtttattctaatatcagtgatttactgagcagaaaACCtcttactgtccagataaggaGGTAAGGGTGTGTGGGCGAGAAAGTCACCTAGACCCTGGCCTTCCAGGAACGGAACTGAATACCCCTGCTGTAGAGCTTCACACCCAAACTAGGACGTCCGTCACTGTCCTAAACAATGTCAGACGTATAATCTGGCTTAGATTGACGTCTGGCTTTAATTGACATCCTGTGACTGatccccccacccacacacacacacacacacacacacttgtgtgtCTCGTGTCTTAGGTTTTCAGCCATTCAGGTCATTGAATTGTCCAGCTCAGTGGTGTCTAACTCCGCTCCTGGAGGGCTGTCTTCCCACAGACTTTGAATCCAACCCAAATCCAACCGCCCTGAGCCAACTAATCACTGCCTTCAGAGGAAGGCAGCTATGCAGGAGAATGGTTGGAGACCACAGGTTTGTGTAATATGAGATTATCTAATCGTCTCTTAGTGCATCACTGAAGTGTCTCATGAAGGCtcactgaatgatctcttagcAGATGACTGAATTATCTCAAAGAAGACCAACGAATCATCTCACAGATCTGTGAATTGTCTCATAGATTATAGAATTGTCTCAAAGAAGACACCTGAATTATTTCTAAGGTCACTTAACTCTCACAAATAACTAAACTGTCTCAATGAAGACCACTGAATTATCTCATAGATGACTGAATTATCTTGGATGACTGAATTATCTTAAAGATTGTGCATAGATGAGCGAATTATCTCAAAGACAGCTGAATTATCTCATAGATTACTGAATTGTCTCAAATATCACTGGATTATCTCAAAGATGACTGAATTATCTCAAAGATGACTAAATTATTTAAAAGATGGCTGAATTATCTCATAGGTAATTACTGAATCTTTTAGTAGGTCGCTGAATAATCTCAGAAGACGGCTGAAGTAGATTATTGAAATATCTCAATTAACATCCCAGACTTATCTCATAGATCACTGGTTTATCACTAAAATGTTTAGTATCTTACTAAATTATCTGGAGTGACATAATTAATgtccagcagcagatcctgaagacCATCATTGGATTTTTAATACTGGATCAGTGAATGATCTAACAGTAGATGATTGAATCACTTCAGATATTATCATTAGATTACATAGCAGAGTTCTCTGATTGGAGGTCGTTCAATTGGCTATTAGTTCATTACTGAGTGATCGCTTCACTGGATTATCTGGTATTAGTAAATCATTGGGCTCATTACTACCAGACACACCAGTGAAGAACATCAACATGGCCTTACCTTAGGCACCTGTGTTTTAGATGAATTACATTGAAGAGCTgattatctgctcagtaaaacactgatattagaataaacactaataataacactcctacagaaagtggtggtggttctccatcactgtgttcatcattagaacatctccaaagttctcctctctcatggagtctagtattatttagagtt
It includes:
- the prnpa gene encoding prion protein a (Kanno blood group) — protein: MVSQRGVVSSLACLLLLTTLFPDVQSRRGGGFGRIGGGMGRGGGGWGGGGGANRGGWGGGGHANTHRAPHVHAGGHVHSGGHASSGPSAGKMAGAAAAGALGGMVLGHGLSSMARPGYGHGYGYGGYGHGYGHGYGHGHGGHGYPRHDGHGHGHADLNETDTEYYYGAASRGPTYGSVLLFGAAMSFAFGHWLS